One window from the genome of Dioscorea cayenensis subsp. rotundata cultivar TDr96_F1 chromosome 3, TDr96_F1_v2_PseudoChromosome.rev07_lg8_w22 25.fasta, whole genome shotgun sequence encodes:
- the LOC120255197 gene encoding uncharacterized protein LOC120255197 has protein sequence MEMMVSLSREGEKRKPLTTTAMPTPFIVSEPLFSNAIQVLLVPIPSPTSTLKPFVVSEPLFLWRQPSLADADHITDAFALRRLRTFLLRRQQSPTDVDPITDALRSL, from the exons ATGGAGATGATGGTCAGTCTCTCgagagaaggagaaaagagaaagc CATTAACGACGACGGCAATGCCGACGCCCTTCATCGTCTCTGAGCCTCTCTTTTCCAATGCCATCCAAGTCCTGCTGGTGCCAATCCCATCACCGACGTCGACGCTGAAGCCCTTCGTTGTCTCCGAACCTCTCTTTCTCTGGCGCCAACCAAGTCTTGCAGACGCCGATCACATCACCGATGCCTTCGCCCTTCGTCGTCTCCGAACCTTTCTTCTCCGGCGCCAACAAAGCCCTACTGACGTTGACCCCATCACCGACGCCCTTCGTAGTCTCTGA